From Pagrus major chromosome 18, Pma_NU_1.0, a single genomic window includes:
- the LOC141013589 gene encoding complexin-1-like — protein sequence MSVPETAVPVSAATSNAPIQSAFSGATKDMGKMLGGEEEKDPDAAKKEEERQEALRQQEEERKAKYAKMEAERENIRQGIRDKYGIKKKEEKEAEAAAAMEQASEGSLTRPKKAVPTGCGDEEEEESIVDTVMKFIPTPLMDMFNKK from the exons ATGTCTGTGCCTGAGACAGCTGTCCCAGTATCTGCGGCCACTTCCAATGCTCCGATTCAGAGCGCCTTCAGTG GGGCCACCAAAGACATGGGGAAGATGCTtggtggggaggaggagaaggaccCTGATGCTGcgaaaaaagaagaggaaaggcAAGAGGCACTaaggcaacaggaggaggagaggaaggccAAATATGCAAAAatggaagcagagagagaaaacatccGACAGGGCATCAGAGATAAG TATGGCatcaagaagaaggaggagaaggaagccGAGGCAGCGGCTGCGATGGAGCAGGCCTCCGAGGGCAGCCTGACCCGTCCGAAGAAGGCGGTTCCCACTGGCTGCGgcgacgaggaggaagaggagagcatCGTGGATACGGTCATGAAGTTCATCCCGACTCCGCTCATGGATATGTTCAATAAAAAGTAA